The Acetomicrobium flavidum genome window below encodes:
- a CDS encoding PHP domain-containing protein encodes MDLHIHTVLSPCAELEMGAKEIVEKCLAEGVDIIAISDHNATANSLAVIEAAKGKPLTVLPALEVQSREDIHTVSLFPGFEEASLFQEWVWERLAPIKNDPDLFGFQMIIDEDNNILNEVDTLLIQGIDASVDDIIEEVRRRGGMSILAHIDRQAYSYLAVLGIIPPDLKIDAVELSARLTSEEALFWKKQALNYTIIRSSDAHRLSDIKRQHATAVLLKRPSFDEIALALHSQDKRMVMWPWS; translated from the coding sequence ATGGATCTGCATATTCATACCGTGCTGTCTCCATGTGCAGAGCTTGAAATGGGCGCCAAGGAGATAGTCGAAAAGTGCCTAGCAGAGGGGGTAGATATAATAGCCATCTCCGATCATAATGCTACAGCAAATTCGCTGGCCGTGATCGAAGCGGCTAAGGGTAAACCTTTAACGGTGCTGCCTGCTTTGGAGGTTCAATCGCGCGAGGACATACATACTGTCAGTTTGTTTCCTGGTTTTGAGGAAGCATCACTTTTTCAGGAGTGGGTATGGGAAAGGCTTGCTCCAATAAAAAACGATCCTGATTTATTCGGTTTTCAGATGATAATTGATGAAGATAATAATATACTAAATGAAGTAGATACGCTTTTGATACAAGGCATAGACGCATCTGTGGATGATATCATTGAAGAAGTGAGGAGAAGGGGCGGAATGTCCATTTTAGCGCATATAGATAGGCAGGCTTATTCGTATCTGGCTGTCTTGGGAATAATTCCCCCCGATCTAAAGATCGATGCTGTGGAGTTATCGGCTAGGCTGACCTCTGAGGAGGCTCTGTTTTGGAAAAAGCAAGCTTTGAACTATACGATTATTCGATCCTCAGATGCACATCGTTTAAGCGACATAAAGAGGCAACACGCAACTGCGGTCCTTTTAAAGAGGCCTTCTTTCGACGAAATTGCCTTAGCGCTTCATTCGCAAGACAAAAGGATGGTGATGTGGCCCTGGTCGTGA
- a CDS encoding 2Fe-2S iron-sulfur cluster-binding protein: protein MKEITLTIDGKVCKGVQGDTILDVANKNDVYIPTLCYQKGLTPIGACRMCVVQLEGNPKMLPSCTTPAQDGMVVVTKNEKLKDYRRQILELLFAGRNHFCMYCSQSGDCELQRLAIEHEMDSVRFPYLYEDFEVDATDPNLMMDHNRCVLCQRCIRTCSEIVGAHTLDLERRGWQAKVIADLGKRLRESDTCVNCGACAQSCPTGTITIREFAYRGRRSECDAVVESVCPLCAVGCKIKTYVRTGSIVRVEGTGVEEPDGGQLCHMGRWWLPESTERERVTVPLIREGASYREATWEEALALASAEFKKAYDQEKAGAILSSLCTDEELTLFSALFRNALKMKHIDTFDGDIIRGFFKGFMPFREQGVRPFTAAHHILDSDLIITMFADPQKEAPVVASYIRVACLHRNAKLMNLSYGPSPFPGLVDLDIRLPEGQAVPKALSNLAEIIGKISLGPSDMASFGEFEAGAGKALSSYRESIEESARAMGLDPKIAEEVALMLISARRPIFIIGGRATKSHELVTAACNLAVASKAFFEDGLGVVPLLVSANSLGARNTVVSENPWLGRERRDFLYVFSTAMVPEEEEILAAISATRFVVVQTPFKVRPLVNLADILLPAPAWYERSGHFCTIEGERRKLNTIVPPKGEIKSLHYVMDEFAKKLGVKLERPEVSPCEEIFKSQLRASEARIVTL from the coding sequence ATGAAAGAGATAACTTTGACCATAGATGGTAAGGTGTGCAAGGGAGTCCAGGGAGACACTATACTGGATGTGGCAAATAAAAACGACGTATATATACCGACGCTTTGTTATCAGAAGGGATTGACTCCCATAGGCGCCTGCAGGATGTGCGTGGTCCAGCTGGAGGGTAACCCCAAGATGTTGCCGTCATGCACCACTCCGGCTCAGGATGGCATGGTCGTTGTTACCAAGAACGAGAAGCTAAAGGATTATAGGCGTCAGATCCTCGAATTGCTGTTTGCCGGAAGAAATCACTTTTGTATGTATTGCTCACAAAGCGGCGACTGCGAATTGCAGAGATTGGCAATAGAGCATGAAATGGATTCAGTGAGGTTTCCATATCTTTATGAGGACTTTGAGGTGGATGCCACGGATCCCAATCTCATGATGGACCACAACAGGTGCGTTTTGTGTCAAAGATGCATAAGGACCTGTTCGGAGATCGTTGGAGCCCATACATTGGATCTAGAGCGCAGGGGTTGGCAGGCAAAGGTGATCGCTGATCTAGGAAAGAGGCTTCGAGAAAGCGATACCTGCGTCAACTGTGGGGCTTGTGCGCAATCTTGCCCCACGGGGACTATCACGATAAGGGAATTTGCCTATAGAGGACGGCGCAGTGAATGTGATGCCGTAGTAGAGAGCGTTTGCCCTCTGTGCGCAGTTGGCTGTAAGATAAAGACTTACGTACGTACGGGCAGCATCGTAAGGGTTGAAGGAACGGGCGTTGAGGAACCTGATGGCGGCCAGTTGTGTCATATGGGTCGTTGGTGGTTGCCGGAATCTACGGAAAGAGAACGGGTTACAGTTCCTTTGATCCGCGAAGGGGCCTCTTACCGGGAAGCTACATGGGAAGAAGCCCTTGCATTGGCTTCAGCAGAATTTAAGAAAGCTTACGATCAAGAGAAAGCTGGAGCTATCTTGTCGAGCCTATGTACCGACGAAGAGCTGACGCTTTTTTCGGCACTCTTCAGAAATGCATTGAAGATGAAGCATATCGACACCTTTGACGGCGATATAATTCGCGGATTTTTCAAGGGATTCATGCCCTTCAGGGAGCAGGGAGTACGACCATTCACTGCGGCACATCACATTCTGGATAGCGATCTCATAATTACCATGTTTGCCGATCCGCAGAAAGAGGCTCCCGTAGTGGCGAGCTATATTCGTGTAGCATGTCTTCACAGAAATGCGAAGTTGATGAATCTGTCTTACGGACCCTCTCCGTTCCCCGGTTTGGTTGATTTGGATATCCGATTACCCGAAGGGCAGGCTGTGCCCAAAGCCCTCTCCAACCTGGCCGAGATCATAGGCAAGATAAGCTTAGGGCCATCGGACATGGCCAGTTTTGGGGAATTTGAGGCTGGAGCTGGAAAGGCCCTATCTTCCTATCGGGAGTCAATCGAGGAAAGCGCCAGGGCCATGGGGCTAGATCCCAAGATTGCCGAAGAGGTTGCATTGATGTTGATATCAGCTAGAAGGCCAATTTTTATCATTGGGGGAAGGGCAACCAAGTCGCATGAATTGGTAACGGCTGCCTGCAACTTGGCGGTAGCATCCAAAGCCTTCTTTGAGGATGGGTTGGGAGTAGTGCCCCTGTTGGTTAGCGCAAATAGCCTTGGAGCCCGCAATACGGTAGTTAGCGAGAATCCTTGGCTTGGACGCGAGAGGCGAGATTTTCTATATGTTTTCTCCACGGCCATGGTGCCCGAAGAGGAGGAAATTTTAGCTGCTATTTCTGCGACGAGGTTCGTAGTCGTGCAGACGCCCTTTAAGGTAAGGCCATTGGTCAATTTGGCTGATATCCTTCTGCCGGCACCGGCCTGGTATGAGCGAAGCGGTCATTTCTGCACTATCGAAGGTGAACGCAGGAAGCTCAACACCATCGTTCCTCCAAAGGGAGAGATTAAAAGCCTTCACTACGTGATGGACGAATTCGCGAAGAAGTTGGGAGTTAAGTTAGAGAGGCCTGAGGTATCTCCTTGCGAGGAAATCTTTAAATCGCAACTACGGGCCAGCGAAGCGCGTATTGTTACTTTGTAA
- a CDS encoding [Fe-Fe] hydrogenase large subunit C-terminal domain-containing protein yields the protein MEPSCRGCVNCIKSCPTEAMRVIEGKVRILSEICIACGECIRRCPHRALLLEEDEWDYVLSKRPMVVVTDPSFCAQFSWPPVPELTAQALFELGFEPIFDEYEAAYDVTALAEARAICSLPDTAKPLISTYCPAVVRLIQIKFHELIPHLVPVESPLETSIDLWRARTRRRDPVTLVSSCPARIAMVRSPVGRDISSAEFAISTSKLAREVLIGSGDPSKKVTINLPLQAPRWVVWAKTGGESMHVRNFSSRPIKTLEVDGLRNVINLFQEMELGKLKGIDYVEARACDLGCIGGIGNAESRFLSRIKIDNIKVSFDMNEEYQNKLESIYEAKIWSLRECIVPIEQMPLGEDLARAMERLKQLHAVYAELPHLDCGTCGRPSCRVMAEDIIRGEGSPDDCIFRLKERIADLSKEIYELSKRLVHTMTSEGKS from the coding sequence ATGGAACCCTCATGCAGGGGGTGCGTAAATTGTATTAAATCGTGCCCTACAGAAGCGATGAGGGTGATAGAGGGCAAGGTGCGCATCCTGAGCGAAATTTGCATCGCTTGCGGCGAGTGCATCAGGCGGTGTCCCCATAGGGCCTTACTGTTGGAAGAAGATGAATGGGATTATGTATTGAGCAAACGTCCAATGGTGGTGGTGACAGACCCTTCCTTTTGCGCCCAGTTTTCATGGCCGCCGGTCCCCGAGCTAACGGCACAGGCGTTGTTCGAACTGGGATTTGAACCCATATTTGATGAATATGAGGCGGCATACGATGTGACAGCCTTGGCTGAGGCGAGGGCTATATGCAGCTTGCCCGATACGGCAAAACCGCTAATTTCGACCTATTGTCCGGCCGTAGTCCGGTTGATTCAAATTAAGTTCCATGAGCTAATACCGCATTTGGTACCTGTCGAATCTCCGTTAGAGACCAGTATAGATTTGTGGAGAGCGCGGACAAGAAGGCGCGACCCCGTTACCCTGGTATCGTCCTGTCCGGCCCGCATTGCTATGGTGCGTTCGCCGGTAGGAAGGGACATAAGCTCTGCGGAGTTTGCCATTTCCACATCCAAGCTCGCTCGAGAAGTCCTGATCGGATCGGGAGATCCTTCAAAGAAGGTGACGATCAATCTTCCCCTACAGGCTCCGCGTTGGGTTGTGTGGGCAAAGACGGGTGGGGAGTCAATGCATGTACGAAACTTTTCAAGCAGGCCGATAAAGACGCTTGAAGTAGATGGCCTACGCAATGTCATTAACCTCTTTCAGGAGATGGAGCTGGGGAAGCTCAAAGGCATTGATTATGTCGAGGCCAGAGCATGCGATTTAGGGTGCATCGGTGGAATCGGCAATGCCGAATCGAGATTTTTGAGCCGCATAAAGATCGACAACATCAAGGTTTCCTTCGATATGAATGAGGAGTATCAAAATAAATTGGAGTCCATATATGAAGCTAAGATATGGTCTTTGCGGGAATGCATAGTTCCCATTGAGCAGATGCCCTTGGGAGAGGACTTGGCGAGGGCCATGGAAAGGTTAAAACAATTGCATGCCGTTTATGCGGAACTCCCTCACCTAGATTGCGGTACTTGCGGCCGGCCTTCCTGCAGGGTTATGGCCGAGGACATAATAAGAGGAGAAGGTTCGCCTGATGACTGTATATTTAGGCTAAAGGAACGTATTGCCGATTTGTCCAAGGAAATTTATGAGCTTTCCAAGAGGCTGGTACATACGATGACTTCGGAGGGAAAATCATGA
- the nuoE gene encoding NADH-quinone oxidoreductase subunit NuoE — MIVALSTVDVVEKVKEIVAPWKGKQGGLIPILQEVQRELGYLPEEALLTISRELKMPKAEVYGVATFYAQFHLKPRGRHVIRVCRGTACHVRGSLQILEKVKQMLGIEENETTDDLRFTLEPVACLGACGLAPVMMVDEDTHGRMTPDKIQAILDKYQ; from the coding sequence ATGATCGTGGCTTTGAGCACTGTGGATGTGGTTGAAAAGGTTAAAGAGATAGTGGCTCCATGGAAGGGCAAACAGGGAGGTTTGATCCCCATATTGCAGGAGGTCCAAAGGGAGCTCGGTTATTTGCCGGAAGAGGCGTTGCTCACGATATCTAGAGAGCTGAAAATGCCTAAGGCCGAAGTTTATGGGGTAGCTACGTTTTATGCCCAGTTTCATTTGAAGCCAAGGGGACGCCATGTCATACGGGTTTGTCGTGGGACTGCCTGTCACGTCAGGGGTAGCTTGCAGATACTCGAAAAGGTTAAGCAGATGCTTGGCATCGAAGAAAACGAGACCACTGATGACCTGCGTTTTACCCTAGAGCCGGTGGCCTGTTTGGGTGCCTGTGGCCTTGCGCCGGTCATGATGGTGGATGAGGACACCCATGGACGAATGACTCCCGACAAGATCCAGGCGATCTTGGACAAATATCAATAA
- a CDS encoding ATP-binding protein, translating into MLEDLSQYILDIAENSAKAKARQVLVELKIDNSKKLIVLRVSDDGFGMDEDLLKKVEDPFTTTRKERRVGLGIPFLKQAALACEGFFKITSERGKGTIVEAGFRKDHIDCPPLGDIASTIATLIMGWPQCRWIFRYEVDDRSFTLDLADLLGYLEDRELLKSPKVVLWIKEYIQENISLLHGKEGGDGIA; encoded by the coding sequence ATGCTTGAAGACCTTTCTCAGTATATTTTGGACATAGCCGAGAACTCGGCCAAGGCTAAAGCCCGCCAGGTTCTCGTAGAGCTTAAAATTGACAACAGCAAGAAGTTAATAGTTTTACGTGTCTCGGATGATGGTTTCGGAATGGATGAAGATCTGTTGAAAAAGGTGGAAGATCCTTTCACTACCACTCGAAAGGAACGCAGGGTAGGTTTAGGGATTCCCTTTTTGAAACAGGCGGCCCTTGCATGTGAGGGTTTTTTTAAAATTACATCCGAAAGAGGGAAAGGCACCATTGTCGAAGCAGGATTCAGGAAGGATCATATTGATTGCCCACCCCTTGGAGACATAGCGTCTACGATCGCTACATTGATAATGGGGTGGCCTCAGTGCCGATGGATATTTCGTTATGAGGTCGATGATAGATCATTCACTTTAGATCTCGCAGACTTGTTGGGATATCTAGAAGACAGAGAACTGCTTAAGTCGCCAAAGGTTGTGTTGTGGATTAAAGAATATATTCAAGAAAATATAAGCTTGTTGCATGGGAAAGAGGGGGGCGATGGTATTGCCTAA
- the nuoF gene encoding NADH-quinone oxidoreductase subunit NuoF — protein sequence MAIYRAHVLVCRGTGCTASGAPGVMKAFKEELAKKGLDREVMLVETGCHGMCEMGPVVVVYPEGAFYCRVTPEDVPEIVEEHLYKGRIVQRLLYTVPEDMEKVPYYKDIPFYSKQHRIVLSNCGYIDPEKIEEYIARDGYMALGKALLEMTPEEVLEEVKKSGLRGRGGAGFPTGLKWEFAKKASGDKKYVICNADEGDPGAFMDRSTLEGDPHSVIEGMTIGAYVIGADEGYIYCRAEYPLAIKRLKIAIAQAEEMGLLGDHIMGTNFSFHLHLKEGAGAFVCGEETALMASIEGRRGMPRPRPPFPAQHGLWGKPTNINNVETWANVPRIILNGADWFASMGTEKSKGTKIFALTGKITNTGLIEVPMGITIREIIYELGGGILNGKEFKAVQIGGPSGGCLTKEHLDLPIDYESLTAAGAIMGSGGLVVMDEDTCMVDVAKFFLEFTQRESCGKCVPCREGTKQMLLMLQKICNGEGTMDDLSKLEELAHMVKETSLCGLGQTAPNPVITTIRYFRDEYVAHIKDKRCPAKICPALIKYVVDPEKCRKCGLCARNCPVKCISGDRQTPYLINQEKCIKCGTCMQVCPFGAIGKV from the coding sequence ATGGCTATATATCGTGCTCATGTATTGGTTTGTAGGGGAACTGGGTGCACTGCCAGCGGCGCACCGGGCGTCATGAAAGCCTTTAAGGAAGAGTTGGCCAAGAAAGGCTTGGACAGGGAAGTCATGTTGGTTGAGACCGGTTGTCATGGCATGTGCGAAATGGGTCCGGTTGTAGTGGTATATCCCGAAGGTGCCTTTTACTGCAGGGTTACTCCGGAAGATGTGCCCGAGATAGTGGAAGAGCATCTCTATAAGGGACGCATAGTGCAACGCCTTCTTTATACCGTGCCTGAGGACATGGAAAAGGTTCCTTATTACAAGGACATTCCTTTCTATAGTAAGCAGCATCGTATTGTATTGAGCAACTGCGGATATATAGATCCCGAGAAGATCGAAGAGTACATAGCTCGAGATGGCTATATGGCATTGGGCAAGGCGCTTCTTGAGATGACCCCTGAAGAAGTTCTCGAGGAAGTCAAAAAATCAGGTTTGAGAGGAAGAGGAGGGGCAGGTTTCCCGACTGGATTGAAATGGGAATTTGCCAAAAAGGCTTCCGGCGACAAGAAATATGTGATATGCAATGCCGACGAAGGAGACCCTGGTGCCTTCATGGACAGGTCCACTCTCGAGGGAGATCCACATTCCGTCATAGAGGGTATGACGATCGGGGCTTATGTCATAGGGGCTGACGAGGGATACATTTACTGCAGGGCCGAATATCCTCTTGCCATAAAGAGGCTGAAAATAGCTATCGCTCAAGCAGAAGAAATGGGGCTACTTGGCGACCATATAATGGGGACGAATTTTTCGTTCCATTTGCATCTGAAGGAAGGTGCGGGCGCATTCGTGTGCGGGGAAGAGACCGCCTTGATGGCGTCGATAGAGGGCAGACGCGGCATGCCTCGTCCAAGGCCGCCATTTCCGGCACAGCATGGCCTGTGGGGCAAGCCCACGAACATAAATAATGTCGAGACGTGGGCCAACGTTCCAAGGATTATATTGAACGGGGCAGATTGGTTTGCCTCCATGGGAACAGAAAAATCGAAGGGCACCAAGATCTTTGCCTTGACGGGTAAAATTACCAACACCGGCCTTATCGAAGTACCAATGGGAATCACGATCCGTGAAATAATATACGAGCTTGGTGGAGGGATATTGAACGGAAAGGAATTTAAGGCCGTTCAAATCGGTGGCCCATCGGGCGGCTGTCTTACCAAGGAGCATTTGGATCTGCCGATAGATTATGAATCCCTTACTGCTGCAGGCGCCATCATGGGCTCCGGTGGTTTGGTCGTAATGGATGAGGACACCTGCATGGTTGACGTTGCCAAGTTCTTCCTCGAATTCACTCAACGCGAATCTTGTGGAAAGTGCGTTCCCTGTAGAGAGGGCACTAAACAAATGTTGTTGATGCTGCAGAAGATATGTAACGGTGAAGGCACGATGGATGACTTGAGCAAATTGGAAGAGCTGGCCCATATGGTGAAGGAGACTTCGCTTTGCGGATTGGGACAGACTGCACCTAACCCGGTAATTACGACCATCCGTTACTTCCGAGACGAATATGTAGCTCACATAAAAGACAAGCGTTGTCCAGCGAAAATTTGTCCGGCATTGATCAAGTACGTAGTGGATCCCGAAAAATGTCGAAAGTGCGGCTTATGCGCCAGGAACTGCCCAGTTAAATGCATTAGCGGCGATCGACAGACGCCATATTTGATCAACCAAGAAAAATGCATCAAATGCGGGACTTGCATGCAAGTATGCCCATTTGGTGCAATCGGAAAAGTATAA
- a CDS encoding NADH-quinone oxidoreductase subunit B family protein gives MAKAKVATFWLEACAGCHMSFLDLDERLIDLFQNVEILFSPIVDAKDIPNIDVGVLSGGLGNVEEVELAKKMRERCKYLVAWGDCAVFGGINCMRNFIPKDVVLREGYIETASTVNPQGIVPSEDIPELLPRALPIDYEVKVDVYVPGCPPDADTIYYVFKELLAGRVPKVPSEMMRYD, from the coding sequence ATGGCCAAGGCAAAGGTGGCTACATTTTGGTTAGAAGCTTGTGCGGGATGTCATATGTCCTTTCTTGATTTAGATGAAAGGCTGATAGATTTGTTTCAAAATGTGGAAATACTCTTTTCACCCATCGTAGATGCAAAGGATATTCCGAATATAGATGTAGGAGTACTGTCCGGCGGGCTGGGCAATGTGGAAGAGGTAGAGCTGGCCAAAAAGATGAGGGAACGTTGCAAGTATTTGGTAGCTTGGGGTGACTGCGCAGTGTTTGGCGGTATTAACTGCATGCGCAACTTCATACCCAAGGATGTCGTCTTAAGAGAGGGATACATTGAAACTGCAAGCACAGTTAATCCTCAAGGCATTGTTCCAAGCGAAGACATTCCAGAATTGCTTCCGAGGGCATTGCCGATCGATTACGAAGTGAAAGTCGATGTCTATGTGCCTGGATGTCCCCCTGATGCTGATACGATTTACTACGTTTTCAAGGAGTTATTGGCTGGACGAGTTCCTAAGGTTCCCTCAGAAATGATGCGCTATGACTAG
- a CDS encoding (2Fe-2S) ferredoxin domain-containing protein, with protein MPKIRNLEDLRKLKEEAKDLTSARSGGKKKIIVGMGTCGIAAGAREVLTAILNELDKRGIKDVAVETTGCIGMCQYEPLVDIIRPGEPRVTYGNVKPEDVSRIIAEHLINGNIVWEKVIGRTD; from the coding sequence TTGCCTAAGATCAGAAATCTGGAGGATCTCAGGAAACTGAAAGAAGAGGCTAAGGATCTTACTTCAGCACGGTCAGGCGGTAAGAAAAAGATAATAGTGGGGATGGGTACCTGTGGGATAGCAGCAGGTGCCAGAGAAGTATTGACTGCCATTTTAAACGAACTCGATAAGCGTGGGATTAAAGACGTAGCTGTCGAAACGACGGGTTGTATAGGTATGTGTCAGTACGAACCCCTTGTCGACATAATAAGGCCCGGGGAACCTAGAGTGACTTATGGCAACGTTAAACCTGAAGATGTGTCGCGCATTATCGCTGAGCACTTGATTAATGGCAACATCGTTTGGGAAAAAGTCATTGGAAGAACGGATTAG
- a CDS encoding hydrogenase maturation protease — MNVIVLGYGNPFRTDDGVGPVGAEAIVQWLEDEGHEVTTWIGQQLLPEVVLELEGKDLAIFVDASVEQYPEGFRICEVLPSADLDGLNLHTCTPGWIMHLAMQMNVNVPKMIMITISGANFDFGDSLSKLCLERMNNALESFKKYFAHIF; from the coding sequence ATGAACGTGATCGTGTTGGGTTACGGGAATCCCTTTAGAACGGACGACGGGGTAGGGCCTGTCGGAGCAGAAGCGATAGTACAGTGGCTTGAAGATGAAGGACATGAAGTGACGACCTGGATAGGCCAACAACTTCTCCCAGAAGTCGTGTTGGAGCTGGAGGGAAAAGATCTGGCCATCTTCGTCGATGCTTCTGTGGAACAATATCCCGAAGGCTTTCGTATATGCGAGGTCCTGCCCTCTGCCGATCTAGATGGTTTGAACCTTCACACTTGCACGCCGGGGTGGATTATGCATTTGGCAATGCAAATGAATGTTAATGTGCCCAAGATGATCATGATAACTATTTCAGGTGCTAACTTCGATTTTGGAGACTCTTTAAGCAAGCTGTGTTTGGAAAGAATGAACAATGCACTGGAGAGCTTCAAAAAATACTTTGCACATATTTTTTAG
- a CDS encoding Ni/Fe hydrogenase subunit alpha, protein MTEVFKLEINPVTRIEGHGKITVMLDESGHVRETRFHVTQYRGFEVFTHGRDFREMPVITPRICGICPVSHHLASAKACDEILGVTITPAAHKLRELMHMGQIVQSHALSFFHLSSPDILLGFDAPVKIRNVAGLVDRYPELAKKGIMLRKFGQEIIKTLGGKKIHPWHSIPGGVNRSLTPQERDAIAAQLPEMKSIAMEAIKLIKDYLQEGGEELKEFATLDTAYMGLVRDGYLELYDGEVRIKAPRGRILDQFDPKDYLDHIGEHVEPWSYLKFPFYKALGFPHGSYRVGPLARLNAADAVSTPEASKEFALYKEMGEDGIVPYTLYYHYARLIEALYGLERIEQLLADPDITSSDLRVTSKEINPEGIGVIEAPRGTLIHHYQVNESGVITKVNLIVATGHNNFAMNKGVEMVAKKYITGTNVPEGVFNRLEHVIRAYDPCLSCSTHAVGKMPLKLELVGPTGEILKEVTRD, encoded by the coding sequence ATGACCGAGGTCTTTAAGCTGGAGATAAACCCTGTAACTAGGATAGAAGGACATGGAAAAATAACGGTTATGTTGGATGAGTCCGGGCATGTACGCGAGACGCGCTTTCACGTGACTCAATACCGTGGCTTTGAAGTCTTTACGCATGGAAGAGATTTCAGGGAGATGCCCGTAATCACCCCTAGGATTTGTGGGATTTGCCCTGTGTCTCACCACCTTGCCTCAGCAAAGGCGTGCGACGAGATTCTGGGGGTTACGATAACACCTGCAGCCCACAAGCTCCGCGAATTGATGCATATGGGACAAATTGTACAATCTCACGCCCTAAGCTTCTTTCATCTGTCCAGCCCGGATATTCTATTGGGTTTCGATGCGCCCGTTAAGATAAGAAATGTTGCTGGGTTGGTAGATCGTTACCCTGAGCTTGCAAAGAAGGGCATCATGCTCCGCAAGTTTGGGCAGGAAATAATAAAAACCCTGGGTGGCAAGAAGATACATCCTTGGCATAGCATTCCAGGAGGGGTCAACAGAAGCTTGACTCCCCAAGAGCGGGATGCCATAGCTGCTCAGCTTCCCGAAATGAAATCCATCGCTATGGAAGCCATCAAGTTGATCAAGGATTATCTGCAAGAAGGTGGCGAAGAATTAAAGGAATTTGCTACGCTGGATACGGCCTATATGGGGTTAGTCCGTGACGGATACCTGGAACTTTATGACGGTGAAGTACGCATTAAGGCTCCAAGGGGCAGGATTTTGGATCAATTTGATCCGAAGGATTATCTGGACCATATCGGCGAACATGTAGAACCTTGGAGCTATTTGAAGTTTCCCTTCTATAAGGCTCTGGGCTTCCCTCATGGGTCTTACAGGGTTGGGCCGCTTGCCCGGTTGAACGCGGCTGATGCCGTGAGCACTCCGGAAGCGTCAAAGGAGTTCGCCCTTTACAAGGAGATGGGTGAGGACGGCATAGTGCCTTATACCTTGTATTATCACTATGCTAGATTAATAGAAGCACTTTACGGTTTGGAGCGCATAGAGCAGCTGCTGGCCGATCCTGATATCACCTCAAGCGACCTTCGCGTTACATCTAAAGAAATAAATCCCGAAGGCATCGGCGTGATAGAAGCTCCAAGGGGAACATTGATTCACCATTATCAGGTCAACGAAAGCGGCGTCATTACAAAGGTGAACCTCATTGTCGCTACCGGTCATAATAATTTTGCCATGAATAAAGGCGTAGAGATGGTCGCAAAGAAATACATTACAGGCACAAATGTCCCGGAGGGCGTTTTTAACAGACTGGAGCACGTCATTCGTGCTTATGATCCCTGTTTATCGTGTTCTACCCATGCCGTAGGGAAGATGCCTTTGAAATTGGAGTTAGTCGGACCCACGGGCGAAATATTAAAGGAAGTCACGAGGGACTAA